Part of the Panicum virgatum strain AP13 chromosome 4N, P.virgatum_v5, whole genome shotgun sequence genome is shown below.
GGCGCCGTCTCCTTCGCCGCCGCGATCGCTGCGCGCGCCAGGCTTTCCACCCCTGCGATCTCCTCCTGGTACGCGAGAGATTACGTGCAGTCGTGGTCTTGGTAATTAATTCGATTGTTTTGTTCGGGTTTGTGAATTATGATGTAAATTAGGATTGCTTGAGAGACTAGGGCTATTATGCTGACATCACTGAATGTTATGGTCATTAGTACACTATATGGAGTTGGATAAAAAATAGGGAAATTGGGCAATTTCTGCCTAACAAGTGATGTGATCAGTCAAAACCTTTGGGTAATTTACACCAAAAGTGACATTGTATTTCAGTTCAAACAGATCTCCTGGGGTGAAATCATGATGTTTTAGAAAATGTCGGAGATTTTTATCAAGCACAAAGACCACAGAGAGACAAAAGGAAAGCTACTACATAGGTTTCATATGAACTACTAGTCTGTAACCATCTTCTCACATGAGCAGTCTTCTACTGTGAGTTTTAGGTGTTGCGAATCGCAATAGTATCTGAACTATTATTGAACCTATATGGCTATATTCATTCTTTTTATCAGTGGTCTAGGAAACTTGATGCCCTAACCAACGTACATTGAATTTGTTTTCATCCTAATAAATTGTATGACTTTTTAGTGCTTGGCAAGCAAATTGTTTTTTGTACTTGTAGTTGTAGCTGTCGATTCTAGGAGGAAAAAGGAGGGACTCTTACCAGCCCATATGAAAGCATGTCATTTGAGGTTAGTTTTTATGTGTATAGTTTCACAGTAGAGGATGTTTATATTGTAAAACAAGGACATGATGACAATGAGTGAAGACAAAACATTAGTAGCGTGTAACATAAGTTGATCGATTTATGATCAGTACAGTTAAATATTAGAGGTGACAGCAGCGTGTGTTTTGCTGTTCAGGTCCTTCCTATATTTCCTACCAGTTTCCTGTTAGTTGAGATAGCAGCTTGAGACTTGTCAATCCTCTAACTGCCCGACAAGGTTCTTCTCCATACTGTATTACTCTTGTATTTATACACAGCATCTACAATGTTTTATTTTATCACGCACCATCAAACTGTATTTCCTCATATACCCATTTAGAACATCAACCTGCATAAAGTGCCAGTTTTTCCATACATGTTACTTGTTGCACACAAATTGTTAATGTCTAGAGTCtgcaatcaaatattcatgacATTATATCAAAGTGGTGAGTGGTCCACTTCTGAGCAATCAGGAGATACAGGACTTAAGTATGGTAGTTTAACAGAAGGAATGAAAAAGGCAAGTTAAGCCAAAGCATGTCGGATTTTTATCAGTAACTTTTACATGTACTTTATATTTACAAGTATATATGTGTAGACTCATGCATCGAattctttatgaatcaacaaaTGCATGCATCAATTtaaggaaaaaagaaagaagtggTAATAACCCTAAAATCTAAAAGGTGCAAGCCACACAAAGGGTATTGTACAACTGAAACTCAGGAATTCATTCAAATTCTCTCATGAGCTCTTCATCAAGAAGGATCTCTGACCAACTAGGTGATAGTGTACTGCTGGCACCGCATTTTGAGGTGCTGATAGCATTGCAAGGGTTGGAGGCCGACATGTCCGTGAGTGGTGGTAATGAGTTCTCAGACCAACAGGTTAGGCCGACATGTCCCTCAATATGGCACTGCTCACTGCTGCTCACGTTGTTATCTGAACTCAGGTTGATATTGCTAACTGGTTGGTCAAAGAAAGCGCTTGGCATTTGGTTGTGTGGCACCTGCGTGGCTACGTCTTCGCCACCAGTACTCTCAAGAAGAGTTGAAGAAAACATATGCTGAGGGTTAAGGTGGCTGATCTGCTCAAGGTCAGCTGTGAGGCTACTAATTGTGGTGGAGTTGGGTGTAATGGACGCTGCAGTCTGAAACATTGTCTGCATGTATTGGTGATTGGCAGCCTGGACTGCCTCAGTCTGTGACATTGTAATGTGGCCGTCCCACTGTTGCTGCTCAATGAGCTGGTGGAGATTGGCAAGCGCGATTAGTTGTGGGAGCGCTGCAAAGAAGTCTGTTCTTGGACGGTGGGTCATTGGGTCGATACCCATCTGGATGAGCTTCTTCCTGAGGTGGGTGTTCCAGTAGTTCTTGATCTCGTTGTCTGTCCGTCCAGGGAGGTTTTTCGCAATTGCTGACCACCTGGGTTTGATTACAGATTAGCCAAAACAGTTGATATGTAAAGTATGCTAGGTGCAGTTATTAGTACTTGTTGCCCAGGATGGAATGGAGCTGGAGGATGGTTTGCTCTTCATCTTTGGAGAACTTTCCTCTCTTGATGTCTGGCCTGAGGTAGTTTGTCCATCTTAGCCTACAGCTCTTGCCACATCTGTTCAGGCCTGCAAGAAAAATACGCAAAACTAAGTTTTTTCTGAAAGCTAAGGGCACAAGACACAGAAATGTTTAACAGTGGACGTACCAGCTAGTTCAGGTAGTGCCCTCCAACTTCCATGCCCATGCTTTTGGATATAGTTCATGAGCTTTTGATCTTCCTCAAGGGTCCAGGGGCCCTTCTTGAGGCCCTTCTCGTCGCAACAAGGAGGCCTCCCCATTGATGGATAATAACAGGATATGACAAATGCTAGAGGGTGTGGCGAGAGAGGACCTGCCTGGCTGCCTCCCTCTTGATGTTTGGGCTTCTTGTATTTCAGATGACCGGGTACCAGAGCATAGCtcatctatatctatatataaCGGCTCCTTATTCCGTGTGTCTAAGAGGAAAAGCGAAGGCTGAATCAAATTTATTTGAGCAGGGAACTCTGATCTGCCCGGTGCACCGTGCAAAATTGCATGCACATGATTTTGGGAAAGGGACAGGGGTCTTGGTCTGAGCTGTGCTCATATTAAAATATATGGCCCTTGATTCTGTTGACTCGATAAGAGAACTTAGAGTGCTGATTATTTAGGTGAGTGAGGTATGACCACACTGTAATGTGATGTAAACCTCAACTGCTTCGTTTAGCGTACTTGGCTTATATTTCTAGTTGTTTTCTGGTTTGTAATGGTGTGCGTGACTCTTTTGGAATCAGATAGCAAATAACATTACCAGAAGAAGGCTTTCTTTAGTAAATTTTGCATTGTTGACTTCTAAGCTTCCTCTATGTAGGGTTTGGTGTATGGGGAATTGATAAAAAGAGGTCCGAAGGAACCAAGTGCGGGATCCATGTTCAGTGGAAGGAATTGAACAACTAAGAAACTTAATGCTTACTAAGCATGCATGTTAACAGTTGCGGATATCAAATTTGGCCAGTAGAACTAAATGTGTATTCCAGCTTATTAACAGTTGCGGATACCAAATTCTAGAAATAGCAGAACGAACTTGCTGACGTGGTCGAGTTTGAACAAGAGTTGCGGACGACGACTTCCAAGACCTGCAGCGAGAGCAAGCACAAGACTGTGTGACGTGGTCGAGTTTGAACAAGAGTTGCGGATACATATTGGGTTCCCCCTCCAAACACCAGAGTAACAGACGAAAAAGCAAAGATCTGAACCACTGAACTGTGTTCACTTGCCTCATCATCTTATAGCTCTGAGCCCAGGTACCCTCTAATGGCCATCATTCCACGTGTTTTTGGAAGTGCAGGTACGTATATCTCATTTCTGAAGGCCATCTATGCATGCAACATAAGAAGAAATCAGATAAAGCCTTTTCTTCACTGTATCTGCATTTCTCCTGACGCATTTTACAGGTCCATAAACTAATATAGAACCCAGAATATATATTTCCAATTTGTTTTTGTATGATCTGGCCTTCTCAGATCTACTACAATATAGTCCAGTAGGTCCATGATTTGCTTATTAGCTAGCCTATTATTTTTATGGCCTATAGTGTTCTAGATCTTTCTTGAATTTTTATGCAGCTGGAGGAAGCTCTGAAGGTATTTTTATGGTTTGGATCACATTTAAACTAAAGCCTATGGATTTTGGACGCCAAACATGGCCTTGGGACAAAGTTGTGCCTTGGAACTGTACATTTCCTAGGATTGGTATCGTAAAATCAAATGGTTTTTGTTGATAGGTCTTATTTGGTTATGTGTCTTGCTCATTAAATTTGCAAATGCCACTGTTCTAGTCAAAATTGATTGATCATATTGTGTTTGACGATCTCATTACATCTATCAATCTGATTTATGCATTCTTTATCTTTTGTTAAGCTCTCCATACAATTATAATGTCGAATCATACAATTATAACATCAAATGTAATACATGTCATCACGATATAAAGTTTAAAATAATATACATATTTGCACATAGATCAGTTTATTGGGGCTAATTACAGAAACACTCCTCTGCTCATCTTCATAGTTTAACATGACCACAATATACATCCGAAGGTCATAGTGTATAACTGACTAatcatggccttgtttggtttctcCTCGTGCTAGGAATAGTgatattttgaccgctaattacaatgtcaaacaaagccagtttacaaaaccaatttcagaatccccgcgctagtgacgctaaagaatctaatgaggcctttgaccgcgcgattataGGATGGTTAcagtagcatcactgtagcaaatcatcgattaattaccgtcattagattcatcgcgaaaagttacacccatctctgaaaatattttgcaaattgatttcatttagtacaccatgcatgaGAGATTCTCTTTTCGGGAAACGTGCGCGCTAGATTTCTAGCGTGATCCAAACAAGGCCCATGACTTAGCTTACAGCAGAAGATAATGTATTCGTCATTTGTCATGGGTTTTGGTCCCTGGCAGCTTCAAACTATCACCAACTACTTTCTTTACAAGTTCTGCTCATACTATGCTACAATCTGCCGAGATCTCTGCTTATGTATGCTACCTGACAAATACAAATCATTTGACACTTCATGGGGATAGAAAAACTAGAGAAGGAAAATGACAAGATTGTGTTTGATATATGTTTTTTAGTGCTGCCCTGAAGACTGAATTGTGTACTCCAGGACCCCACCTTACGGTTTCAGGTACAGTACAGGTTTGTATGGGACATTTTGAATCTGGGAAGAACAGGAACAGGTGACTTACTCATGAGTTATATATATCAGTCTTCAGTGGTTCAGTGCTACGATCTTATCCATTGCTCAATGGGCATGGCTCAGGTGGTGAGTGTCCAATATTCATTTTGACGATTTAACGTAGGAAATATTGGATTAGTGTGTAAGAAAAAAAGTTTTATAGTGATTGCGGACACATTGTAGCATCCGATTAAATTGTTCGTCATACCATTCGGCAATGCACATCCAATGTTCCCGGCATCTGCATTACATTTCAATtgcatgattcaagcgatggcTCAGAAAATTCATGCATATGGTCTGTAGCAACGGAGGAAAAAAAGTTTAGTGTTGGACTGCAGCTCAAATTATTGACtatcgctgtgttcgcttggctgtggttggtggctggtgctaatttattatgagagaatagtactgctgactggctggtagccGGTGACCGATGCTGATTtaatatgagagaacagtactgttgGCTGGTTCGCTGACAAGCTAAGCGAACACAgcgtatatgtatatatatatatatatatatatatatatatatatatatatatatatatatatatatatatatatatatatatatatatatatatatatatgaaaagaTCACATCTGGGACTCCAGATTTGACAGGTGTGGTTGAATAGGGTTTGGTGCAGGGAAGTAAGCAGCATCCAATTTGTTTTGTTTGCTTCCTGTTAGAAACATCGTTCATCGCTGACGAACTTTGCTGATTTCTACACTCTTTCAGGTTGCTGCCATGGCACTAGCCAGATGCCAGCGGCCAGCCATGCTCATTTTGAGGGTAGGCATGCTAAACAAGTTACCTCGGTAACATAGGTCATAGGTGCAGCCAACTTTGACAGCGTTCAGTCTTTTTCTTTAGGGAAAAGTTCAGTTTACCCTTGAACTATATTAAAAGTCCGGTTGTCAAACTTAAACTacaaaatcaaataaaatagaCTATCCAACTATAGAAACCGGGCAAATTTTACGCTTTGggtggttttccattttataaaaattaaaaatattcaaatttaaactaaaaaattcacAATTAATtcattaaataaaaaaatacaaaatgggtatcaatttttttctaaaaatgtaacctatctattgacACTGTACTTGTCATTTATTTTAAGccattttttatgttcatagtatttggttgcttgtagttatgcctattatttttgaataaataagattcaaatatagcaataatagatagattataatttttaaaaaaattaaaactagtttcatatttttctattttaaaatgaattagtttttaTTTTATAGATCTCGTTAGAATTTTTAgttttttcataaaaatataaatcacCTTCGAAACCACCCTAAAAGTCAAATTTGCTCGGTTTCGATAGTTGAATGACCtatatccggttttgtagtttacAATTGAAAATTAGATTTTTGCGATAGTTCAAGAATGTAAactagactttttccttttctttactAAAATTGTGTGTCTATCTTCTTCGTAAACACATCAATTATTCAGGAATGGAATTCCAAAAGTGAAATTTAAGCCAAGTTTTACCTTCGCCGCGTAGTCACATTTCGCAGAAGTTTCTTGCCGCTGGTTCTTCCCAACCGTCACACCAAACAATGCAGAAACAAATGATCGTGCCTTACTAATTTCAGTGATCATCTACTCATTATCCACGCTGTCCTGTGCCATCTACTTGCTAACAGAATTAATCCCCTCCTGCAACTACTACTTGCTACTGGACAGTGACAAGAGAAACTTGTAGACAGTTGCACCTAATCTCTTTTGCACATTGGAAACTGACCTAAAAGCTTTTTTAATAGGAGCATTGACCTTTATGTTGGtgctaaataaaagaaaagctcATGTCCACCTCCTAATTTCTTTTTTACATATTTTGTCTAGTGAATATTATCTTGATGAATAAATATATCGGAAAGCGAAGGCTAGCTTGTCGTGGCAGGCAAAATAAAAGGAGCAATGCAAATATATTTTCCGAGTAAAGAAGTCAAAGATGGTTAATCTGTCAGAGTATCTTCGCTGATGTTGTTGCTTATGCTACAATCAATCATGGGTGTATGTTACACACTGACTGCGCACATAAATCAACCAGAGCTTGTTTGGAAATGGTATTTTCGTTCCAAATCCTTAGGGTTTGTACGAACTTGAACTAAACCCTACAAATTCCTAGAATAACTCTCCTCTTCCAAACAGGGCTTTCGTTTCAATTGGTTTATCACTGCCATATAAATTGCGTTTGCGATTGCATCATCAGACAAGCTAAGGTCCGAAAAGGCCGGCAGGGCACAATGGGTTGGCGCAAGAGGATATCCCAAAATTTGCACTAAACACTGCACTGAGCCCTGTACCAAGTTTGCACTCCTCTTATTAATAGAGGCGAGGACAAGAAAGAGAGCGGGGTTCATAAAGAGAGAAGTAatgagtttcatctagatgaaacttaTCTACTCGTTTACCAATATttatgaaacaaaataaaaccataTTTAATTTGATCGAATTGTTTCGTAACACAATGCAAAAAATTAAATGTGTAACTATGAAGATACAAAATAAAACTGTGCATTGGAGGTCTTATTTTGTCGGTGTCCGGACCTcgcggtctagcaccaactagtgatgatgttgCGTGTCCTTGTCTCTacatggttgatgcaagaagaaacacaatgacacaagatttatcctggttccggccaacggggccgtacgtccagcagggtGTGcgagcactgtattatcttgcaccggggtgcttgtggtagggggtacaagcttgggcgagagagggagagaagctcccaagtctctgcgtACGCTAGGGTTGAttaggcaagtgccaatatcggggagAACTTGATATGGGAATTCGCCCTGGAgttccgcccctggggagcggcctgccccctccttttataggttcaaggaggggcggtgtacatgcacgGAATGTCCTTGGTTTCATCAGTCTCTCCCCGAATCGTGGGAAGCAATTGGCGGTTGCTGTTGCCGAGCACTGTGAGGCATGGCTTCGGGCGTCGCCATCGTCCTGGGAAGCTGTTGACTATGCCTGGGATGTGTCCTTGCCCTGTGGCAccagtgggcggcgtggcgatTGCTGTAGGGCATGTCGTCCTCTACGTCTGACCGGGCGAGACTGTGGTCTTGTTCTAGTCAAGGGCTGCACAGCGTCTGAGGGTCGCTGCCCATGTttgccgagggtcctgcagaggAGAAAGTACACAGGTTTGGCAGCATAGTGGCAGGAGCAATGGCAGTCATGTCCGTGCAGGGCATGGCATGTCCGCACAGCGCCGGGAATGGTGgcacagtgaccggagttggcggacgggacccCGGTCATGTCTGCTGTGCGGCGTAGCTGCTGACACCGTCTGACTCGCACCATGCTGCGAAGTGGTTGGTAATAAATGCGCCTGTCCGTTGAGCAGGTGGGTTACAATCCCAGTCCGTCA
Proteins encoded:
- the LOC120669952 gene encoding transcription factor MYB93-like, producing the protein MSYALVPGHLKYKKPKHQEGGSQAGPLSPHPLAFVISCYYPSMGRPPCCDEKGLKKGPWTLEEDQKLMNYIQKHGHGSWRALPELAGLNRCGKSCRLRWTNYLRPDIKRGKFSKDEEQTILQLHSILGNKWSAIAKNLPGRTDNEIKNYWNTHLRKKLIQMGIDPMTHRPRTDFFAALPQLIALANLHQLIEQQQWDGHITMSQTEAVQAANHQYMQTMFQTAASITPNSTTISSLTADLEQISHLNPQHMFSSTLLESTGGEDVATQVPHNQMPSAFFDQPVSNINLSSDNNVSSSEQCHIEGHVGLTCWSENSLPPLTDMSASNPCNAISTSKCGASSTLSPSWSEILLDEELMREFE